GAGGCTGTTTTAATGAATATTAAAAAATTATACATTTTGCCTAACTCATTAAATAATTTGAGTTTAATAAGAATGGAAGAAAAAAAGTCTTATATAATAGTCTCAGAGGACTTTAAAAAACGTTGCGAAGAAGCTAAGCTAAAGGGAATTGAATTTATAGAAGAAGGGCATAGTATTTATACTGATTTATAATTGTCAAATTTAATAGCTAAGAAAATTAATAAATTTAAATCAAAATCTTTGTTGATGCTAGTTTATAACTAGTATTTTAAGAAGAATAAAAACCACAATGTAAGTTGTGGTTTTTGTTTGTTACAAAACTCTTTATTTAAAACATTACAATTATAATATTCTGTTTTTTAATAACAGTAAAGGATGTGCATTAGCTTGATTATCAGCTAAAATAAATATTGGTAAAAAAGAAATAAACCGTTACATTTACGACGGAAACGTGCTGTTACACGAGTTTGCGTATGCTATTTCAGAAAAGCCTAAACCTATTGCCGATGATGTAGGTAGGTTGTCTTTTGATAAAGAAGAGCCAACAACAAACCTAATTACTTGGGTGTTTGATGAAGGTACTTTTATATCCTCTGCAAAAATTACATCAGAAGGTACATTTAGTATTATTTCTGATTACTTAGGTACCCCTATTTTATCATTTGATGAAAAAGGAAATAAGGTTTGGGAGCGAGAGCTAGATATTTATGGTAATGTTCGTAAAGGCGATAATCATTTTATACCATTCCTCTATCAAAGGCAATATTACGACCAAGAAACAGGCTTAGCTTATAATAGGTTTAGATATTATAAGCCTGATAGTGGGACTTACATAAGTCAAGACCCGGTTGGGTTGGCAGGTGGAATGCCGAATATGTATAGTTATGTACGTAATTCTAATGCTTATATAGATAAATTTGGATTATACTCAGATTTATTAGGTTCTGGTATGGGACATCATTTAATGCCAAGAAGTATTGCAAAATCTTTAGGTATAGCTGACTTATCTCCTAACCATGCAATAGCATGGTATCCAAATAATGGAGTTGGAACGGCAGATTTACATAAACAAATGCATAGGAATTTAATAGATGAAGGAATTCCTTTTCATGGATCAAAATTTAAAGGAACATCTGATGAGTTTTTTGAAGCAGCTAAGAAAGCTTACAAAGATATGGATACTAAAGGGTTTATGAAAATACCAGGAACGGATAACAAATTACTTAAAAACGTAACTCCACTTGAAGGATTAGAAAAGTTACAAGATTTACATAAAAAAGGGAAAATACCATGCAAGTAAATGATATAAAAGAGAGAAAATTAGAAATAAGTGATTATGGAATTTATATATTATCACCTAAAAAAGTAGTTTCTTTTTTTAAAAACAAAAAAAATAAGAGTAAAAAAATTCTAAATTATTTTCAAAAGAACCAAGAAACTTATATTGAATCTATCCAAGAAGGAGTTTGGTTACCAATTTTGCCTA
This genomic stretch from Tenacibaculum sp. Bg11-29 harbors:
- a CDS encoding RHS repeat domain-containing protein is translated as MLLHEFAYAISEKPKPIADDVGRLSFDKEEPTTNLITWVFDEGTFISSAKITSEGTFSIISDYLGTPILSFDEKGNKVWERELDIYGNVRKGDNHFIPFLYQRQYYDQETGLAYNRFRYYKPDSGTYISQDPVGLAGGMPNMYSYVRNSNAYIDKFGLYSDLLGSGMGHHLMPRSIAKSLGIADLSPNHAIAWYPNNGVGTADLHKQMHRNLIDEGIPFHGSKFKGTSDEFFEAAKKAYKDMDTKGFMKIPGTDNKLLKNVTPLEGLEKLQDLHKKGKIPCK